Proteins co-encoded in one Malus sylvestris chromosome 7, drMalSylv7.2, whole genome shotgun sequence genomic window:
- the LOC126628694 gene encoding uncharacterized protein LOC126628694, whose amino-acid sequence MRKGDRITCKDCKVIPGESLANQHRLLVMDVHIKRVRKKNKTWKCPKTRWWNLKGEKQVIFKEQVITQCVWDKEGEASQRWDSMASCIRKVAKEVLEESKGFAPHQKESWWWNEEVQTKVKAKKECCKTLYKDRTDENGERYRRAKQEAKKAVREAKLAAYDDMYKRLDTKEGVLDIYKLARAREKKTRDLNQVRCIKDDDGKVLATENAVKDRWRGYFHNLFNEGHERSTPLGELSNSEKCRNYSFYRRIRKEEVVVALKKMKHRKAVGPDDIPIEVWKALGETCIAWPTNLFNRILKTKKMPNEW is encoded by the coding sequence atgaggaaaggggatcgtataacttgtaaggattgcaaagttataccgggggagagcttggctaatcaacatcgcttgttggtgatggatgtacatatcaaaagagtgagaaaaaagaacaagacttggaagtgcccaaagactagatggtggaatctaaaaggagaaaaacaagtcattttcaaagagcaagtaatcacccagtgtgtgtgggataaagagggggaagctagccaaaggtgggattccatggctagctgtatccgaaaagtagcaaaagaggtattagaagagtccaagggctttgctccacaccaaaaggaatcttggtggtggaatgaggaggtacaaacaaaggtgaaggctaagaaggaatgttgtaaaaccttatacaaggataggaccgatgaaaatggtgaaaggtatagaagagcgaagcaagaggcgaagaaagctgtgagagaagctaagttagcagcttatgacgatatgtataagcgactagataccaaagaaggagtgttggatatctataaactagctagagcaagggaaaagaagacaagggacctaaaccaagtgaggtgcatcaaggatgacgatggaaaggttcttgctacagagaacgcggtcaaagacagatggagaggttattttcataatcttttcaatgaaggacatgaaaggagtactcctttaggggagttgagtaactcagaaaagtgtagaaactactcattttatcgtcgaatcaggaaggaagaagtggttgtagctttgaagaagatgaagcatagaaaagcagtgggcccagacgatataccgattgaagtgtggaaagccttAGGAGAGACATGTATAGCATGGCCCActaaccttttcaataggattttgaaaacgaagaagatgccaaacgagtggtga
- the LOC126628693 gene encoding uncharacterized protein LOC126628693 — protein MYEGAKTAVRTHKGQTEIFPITVGLHQGSSLSPYLFALVMDELTGHIQDDIPWCMLFADDIVLIDETQEGVNAKLNLWREVLESKGLRLSRSKTEYMECKFSANGGQNELGVRIGDQEIPKSDRFRYLGSILQKNRELDGDLNHRIQAGWMKWKSASGVLCDRRMPLKLKGKFYRTAIRPAMLYGIKCWVVKHQHVHKMGVAEMRMLRWMCGHTRKDKIRNEDIRGKVGVAEIEGKLRENRLRWFGHVQRRPTDAPVRRCDYGTEVQGRRGRGRPRKTLEETLRKDLEYLDLTEDMTQNRAQWRSRIHIADLT, from the exons atgtatgaaggagcaaagactgccgtaagaactcataaaggacaaaccgaaatcttccccataactgtaggattacatcaaggctcatccttaagtccttacctttttgcgttggtaatggatgagttaacaggacatattcaagatgatattccttggtgtatgcttttcgcagatgatatagtgttgatagatgaaactcaggaaggggtaaatgcgaagcttaacctttggagagaagtgttggaatctaaaggtcttcgcctaagtcgatcaaagacagaatatatggagtgcaagttcagtgcaaatggaggccaaaatgagttaggggtgaggatcggagatcaggaaataccaaagagcgaccgttttcgctacctaggatctatcttgcaaaagaacagagaattagatggagatctcaaccatagaatacaagctggatggatgaagtggaagagtgcatccggcgtgttgtgtgatcgtcgtatgccactgaagcttaagggaaaattttataggacggcaataaggccggcgatgctgtatggcataaaatgttgggtggtgaagcatcaacacgtacacaaaatgggtgtagcggagatgaggatgcttcgttggatgtgtgggcacacgagaaaggataagattaggaatgaggatatccgaggtaaagtaggagtagctgaaattgaaggaaaactgagagaaaatcggttacggtggtttggacatgtgcaaagaaggcctactgacgctccggttagaagatgcgactacgggacagaggttcaaggccgaaggggtagaggaagac ctaggaaaactttggaagagaccctaagaaaagacttagagtacttggatctaacggaggacatgacacaaaaccgagcgcaatggcgttctaggattcatatagccgacctcacttag
- the LOC126628695 gene encoding uncharacterized protein LOC126628695: protein MSGPSDHRFNLNLVEKAATPSPDNIWRPSFLSPTGPLTVGDSVMKNDMTATVVARNLLTPKDNRLLSKRSDELAVKDSLALSVQCAGSVSNMAQRLFTRTRQVESLAAKVMSLKQKIRGLKHENKQLHRLAHDYATNMKGKLDQMKESDGQILHDHQRFVGLFQRHLLPSSSGAVPRNEAPNDQPPMPPPSRVLSNTEAPNDPPSVPSLSGALPTAETSPKQPL, encoded by the coding sequence atgtctggcccctccgaccatcgttttaacttgaaccttgttgaaaaggcagccacgccttctccagacaacatatggcgcccatccttcttatcccctactggtcctcttaccgttggggattccgtgatgaagaatgatatgaccgctacggtggtggccaggaaccttctcactcctaaagataacagactactttccaaacggtctgatgagttagctgttaaggattctctggctctcagtgttcagtgtgcaggttctgtgtctaatatggcccaacgcctatttactcgaacccgccaagttgaatcattggcggctaaagtgatgagtctcaaacagaagattagagggctcaagcatgaaaataaacagttgcaccggctcgcacatgactatgctacaaacatgaaggggaagcttgaccagatgaaggaatctgatggtcagattttacatgatcatcagaggtttgtgggtttgttccaaaggcatttattgccttcgtcttctggggctgtaccgcgtaatgaagctccaaatgatcaacctccgatgcctccacCTTCTAGGGTGTTgtccaatactgaggctccgaatgatcccccttcggtgccttctctttctggggctctgccgactgctgagacttctcctaagcaacctttgtga